The Thermodesulfovibrionales bacterium DNA window AACATCAGACCCCTCCCGGGCCCATCAGCTTCTTCAGGCAATAACCCTGCCCTCTGATAAGATACATCTGTCTGTAACCTTTTCCGGACCCTCTCCTATTTCAAAATGATAATCTTCAATCACCGTGTTGGCAAGAAGGCTCTCACACATCTCCTTAAGAGACTTCTGTGCCTCTTCGAGAGTCAGTCCTTCAAGCTCTATCTCTATTAGCTTTCCAACCCTCACATCCTTTATTCCCCTGAAACCAAGATGCTCAAGACCTGACTGCACGGCCTTTCCCTGGGGATCGAGTACACCTTTTTTTAATGTCACATAGACCCTTGCCTTCATGAGTTATTTTAACACAACTGCTAATGTAAAAATCTTTTTAAGCCGGCCTTTTTCCTGTGGTAAAATAATTTATGAATGATTGTCCTTGCATCCTAAAAAAAATATACCCGAAAATATAAAGAATTTACTGAAAATTTTTCAACCCTCTACGTTGATGAGAACTCGGGAGAATGGATTTCGTGGCTCTATGAGAAATATTGTTGTTCATGAATATCTTGATATAAGATGGTAAAGAATTAAGAAATTTCTTGAGGATGTGGAATCGGTCTTTTTGTTAAGAACATTAAGGATTTTAAGGAAATAAAAAATTCTTTCTCTCTGATATAATAATCCTCTGGAGTTAGAAATGGCACTTCTTGATCTATTCAAAAAAGGTCTTGAAAAGACAAAAAAAGGCCTCATCGAACGGATGGGCTCCCTGTTCAGTGTTTCTATGAATGAAAGTTCATTTGAGCAGCTAGAGGAGGCATTACTGCTTGCCGATGTTGGTCCAAAGGCAACAGTAGAACTTCTTGGAACCTTAAGGGAAGAGGCAAAAAGAAGCAATCACAGGGATATTAGAGAGCTTTTAAGGGAAAGCATGCTGAAGCTCCTTGGCGCACCGGTGCATTTAAATATACCTGAAACCCCGCCTGCTGTAATACTCATGGTTGGAGTAAATGGTGTAGGAAAGACAACAACAATTGGAAAACTGAGTCATAGATTCAGGTTAGAGGGTAAAAAGGTCATCATCGCTGCATCCGATACATTCAGGGCTGCTGCAATTGAGCAGCTTGAGGTATGGGCAAAAAGAACTGATGCCCAGCTCATAAAACACCAGATGGGTTCTGATCCTGCAGCAGTTGCCTTTGACGCAATTCAATCAGCAAGGGCAAGGAATGCAGAAGTTGTAATAATAGATACAGCTGGCAGACTCCATACAAAGAGCCCACTGATGGAAGAGCTGAAAAAGATAAAAAGGGTTATTCAGAAAGCCATTCCAGAGGCACCCCATGAGAGCCTTCTTGTTCTTGATGCGACTACGGGTCAGAATGCCCTCAATCAGGCGAGACTATTCAATGACGCCATAGGTGTCACCGGCATTGCCCTCACAAAACTTGATGGCACGTCAAAGGGCGGGATGGTCTTTGCAATAAAAAAAGAACTCAATATACCTGTAAAATTAATAGGCCTTGGTGAAGGAATTGAAGACCTTGCGGACTTTAAACCTGAAGAATTTGTGGATGCCCTTCTTCAATAAAATAATTAAAAGCCCGCCTTAGAACCCTTCTGCCTTAATGTAACAAAAAATTAACAATCTTTTAATAATGATGTAATAACAAAAATGTTTAATAAAAATATGGAGATTGTAGAAGGACTCCAAACTACAATGGTTAAATGTCCTGTATGCGATTCAGAGGCTGTGTATAGATATGGAAAAATTAGGGGAAGGCAAAGGTACCAGTGCATCATGTGCGGAAGACAGTTTATTAACGGGGCAAAAAAACAGGAAATACAGGGCAGACCTGTATGCCCGAGATGTGGCAAGCTTATGAATCTCTACAGAATTGAAGGAGATATTATAAGATTCAGATGCTCTGATTATCCCGCATGCAGGACCTTTAAAAAATTCTTGATCAAGGAGGTATAGATAATGAATTATTATATTCATAACATACCAGGCAGATTGAGAATTAAGAGCCCTGTTATCAAGAATAACAGGTCAGCAGCTGATGACATAAGAAAGAGTCTGAGTTCCCTTTATGGAATAGCCACAGTTGAAATTAACATGATTACAGGTAGCCTTCTTGTTAATTACAATCATAAAATGATCAAACATACAGATATAATTGATATTCTCGAAAGAAAAGGTTATTTTGATTCCTCTAAAGCTATAACAAATGATGAATATATACATAAAGCCGCATCAAAGGCAGGAGCCGTTATAGGAAAATCTCTTTTCAGTACCTTTGCAGGAATGGCTTTAGAAAGAACACCTCTGTCCTTCCTGACAATATTGATTTAATTATTAAGGGGATTTTTTCATATTATTTATTAGATTCTCAACCCTTCTCGTTACGAGAACAGGAAGAAAGTCTTTTATCCTTGCAGTTCTTTTGAACTCCTTCAACACTCCCTCATAAGTTTTCTGCACATCCTGGAATGCCAAACCGGTTTTCATTACCAGTGATGCAATTGCATCAAAATGAACCTTTCTCTCCTTTTCATCCTCATATAAACTGATATCTGAGTCAGACGTTTGAAAGGATTGTGCCTCTTTTTTGTTCAGGTGATTTGCTCTCTCAGCATTTCTGTCATTATCGGATATCATAGCCACTTTAATCTTTTAAAAAGAATATACATAAAAATAGCCGGAATAACAGATAGTATAATAATTACAATTAAGGTTGTATATTGACCAAGAAAGGTCCATGGATTTTCACTTCCACCCGGGAGATTAATATTCATGCCATAGAATGTACCCAGAATGGTTGCAGGTATGGAAAGTGTAAATACAATGGTTAAAAGTGCCAGAATCTTGTTTGTTCTGTCTGAACTTATAATGAAGTCCGTGTCTTTATAAATTTCTATTGTCTCTTTGCACTCCTCGAGAATCGTCCATGCCCTGTCTACATAGTCAGAAAGATCTCCAAAATATACATCCATACCACTGTCTGAAAATCTCTGAATTCTTTTTTCAAGGTCATGAATAACAACCCTGAGAGATGTAACAACCCTTCTTATATTGGCTATATTATGCCTTAGCTCTGTAACCTCTCTTACAGCATCAGTGGATTCATCAAATACCTTTTCCTCAATCCTTTCTATGTCAGCAATTACTTTTTGCAGCATGAGCATTATATTCTTTATAAGGGCATGGATTATTTTGTAGAGAAGAAAGGACGGTGACCTGCCGAGATATTCATTATAGGCCTCTTCGTCTTCTTTACAGAGAGAAAAAATCCTGTTTATGGGCTTCAATTCTCCTGAATGGACAGTGACAAGAAAGTCTTTACCAAGAAAAATCCCAACCTGGGATGGTATGGAAAACCTCTTTTCCTTTATATATCTTGGAAAATGAAGAATAATAAAAAGATAATCCTTATAAATGTCTATTTTAGGTATCTGGGTTTTTGAAATACAGTCTTCTATATCTAAAGGATGAAAACGGTATCTCTCAAGGAGGGCATTTAGTATAGAAGCAGAGGGGTTATCGATATTAATCCAAAGGAAGTTTTTACCCCATATGCTTTTCAGATTCAGGCCAACTTCGAAATCTACTGCGTTATCTTCCATAATAGCCACCTATTTCAACATCTCTGCCTTATCAGTCAATTCCCAGGGAAGACCTATATCCATTCTACCAACATGTCCGTAGGAAGCAAGCTTTCTGTAAAAGCCTCCCTTGATAGTAGATGGCATATACCTGAGGTTAAATTGCTTTATTATCCCTGCTGGTCTGAAGTCAAAAAATATGTTTATGCGCCTTGCTATCTCCTCATCAGGTATTTTGCCTGTGCCGAATGTCTCTATCTGTATACTTACAGGTCTGGAGATTCCTATGGAATAACTAAGCTGGACTTCACATTCATCAGCAAGGCCTGCTGCCACTATATTTTTTGCTGCATAACGGGCTGCATAGGCTCCTACCCTGTCAATCCTTAAGGGATCCTTGCCGCTGAGAGCTGAACCACTGTGTCTTGCATATTCACCATAAGTGTCAACAGCATTCTTTCTTCCTGTAAGACCTGAATGAACAAGGGGCCCTCCCGGGATAACAGGGCCTTCAGGATTTATAAATATAGATGTTCTGTCATCCATCTTTATATCCTCATCATGAAGCGCAGGCTTTATTACATATTCAATGATGTCTTCCCTCAAACGTTTGGGATCAGGTTTTTCGCTTGACTGGCTGACAATTATTGTTATTGAATGAATACGATGGGGTCTTCCATTTTTGTATTCTACACCCACCTGTGTCTTTCCATCAGGTTCGAGATAGGAGAGTATATTCTGGAACCTGACCGAGGTCAGGCGTCTAGAGAGTTTATGGGCTAGCCAGATCGGCATAGGCATGTAAGAAGCCGTTTGATTACAGGCAAACCCAAATACAGTGGCCTGGTCAAAGGCTGGTATTCTTTCTATTTCCTCCTCAGTGAGCTCTTTTTCATCAAAATAGTTGTGCTCATGTCTTAATTCCTTTATGCTTGTAAGAATACTGCAGCTTCTTGCATTAAAGCCATTTCCTGTGTAGCCAACCTGATTTATTACTTGTCTTGCTATATTTGGAAAGTCTACAACAGCGCTGGATTCAAATCTTGCTGCTATGAAAACAACATTTGTAAATATGGCACATTCTGCCCTTATCCTTGAGAAAGGGTCCCTCTGCAGGAAATGGTCAACTATGGAATCACTTATCTGGTCACAGAGCTTGTCAGGATGACCCTCTGTTACAGATTCTGATATAAATATAAAATCTCTTTTCATGAGTTACTCTTGTTTGCAAGGAGTTTTTTAGTAGATTCATTAACCATTAAGGGAATCACTGCACCTGTTCCTACGACCAGAGCATCCATGAGACCGATTGGAACGACACCCAGAAGCCTCCTCAAGCCAGGAATAGCCATTGATAGAATCTGTAAAATAAATGAGCCACCAAGGGCAAGGTTCAGATATCTGTTAGAAGCTAATTTTTCTTTGTCAAAAATTGAATAATTTTCTGAACGACAGCTTATGGCATGAAGAAGCTGACCCAGTGTTAGGGTCATAAAAGCAATACTACCTGCTCTTGTACCCAAACCGTATCTTGCAATACCGTAACCATATGCACCAAGTGCACCAGCTGATAACATAGCTGATTCAAAGGTTATTCTTTTAAAATCCGAGGATTTCAAAATAGGGTCATCCTTCTTTCGGGGAGGATGTATTAAAATGTCAGGCTCAGGGGGTTCTAGGGCAAGTGCAAGACCAGGAGCTATGTCAGAAACCAGATTGAGCCAGAGCAGTTGCATTGCATTAAGTGGCTGCCCCATACCTGCTGATATAGCTGAGAACATGACCATTATCTCACTTAAATTTGTGGCAAGAAGAAAGCGGAGAGATTTTCTGATATTATTGTAAACTGCTCTTCCATGACCTATGGCAATTATTATTGTTTCAAGTCTGTCGTCTTCAACAACAACATCTGCGACTTCTCTTGCTACATCTGTACCGGTGTTTCCCATAGCAATACCTATATCTGCAGCCTTGAGTGCAGGACCGTCATTTATTCCATCCCCGGTCATTGCTACGACCTTACCTGCACTCTGCAGAGCTTTAACTATTTGGAGTTTATGAGCAGGACTCACCCTAGAAAAGACATGAACATTTTTCAATATTGCTTTCATTATTTCAGGTTCTATATTTACCAGATTTGTTGAATCGAGAATTTCAAGGTGTGTTCCCCTGCTGAGGTTCAACTCTCTGCCAATCGCATAGGCTGTGGGAGACTGATCACCGGTAATCATTATTGTTTCTATGCCCGCTCTGTGAAAGGCATTTATCAATTCCTTTACTCCGTCCCGTATGGGATCAGCCATACCCACCAGTCCAAGCCAGATAAACTCAATCTCCTTCGCTAGGAACTCAGGATAAATTTCGGATTTTAGCTTGCTTAATAAAGAATTATTTAAATCTCCATCTATAAAACCATAGGCCACACCGAGTATCCTGAGACCATTACATGCCATCCTTTCATTTTCCATTTCTATAGTAAGCCTTTCTTCATCATTAAGAGGGATCCTTACTCCATCCTTCATGTAGAAATTACAGAGTGATAGTACTTCTGACGGACTACCTTTTATAGCAACAATCATCCCTTCTGGCTTTTTACTTCCTGATACCTTTATACTGTGTAGAGTAACCATGTAATTTCTCTTTTCTGAGCGGTGATATATTTTTAAACGGGGAAACTTCTTTCTGATTTTTATTACATCTACTTTTGCACTTATTGCCATATAAATCAGGGCATTTTCTGTAGAGGTGCCGTTCACAATGTATTTATCATCTTGCCGAAGTACCTCGCTCTCGTTGCAGAGAGTGCAGACATGTATGAGCCTGAGAAGTTCATCATTTTCATAGGCATTAAGTATTGAATTATTTATATCCTTTTCTACCTTACCAGTTGAGCTAGATAATATAAAAGACCCATCAACTACATTTAATCTTTTCATGCCGGTAAATATAGTAACTACAGCCATTCTATTAAAAGTTATAGTTCCTGTTTTATCAAGACATATGGTCTGGATAGAACCAAGGGTTTCCACTGCCTCTAAATGCCTTATAATTACGCCATGCCGCCGCATCTTTCTTATTCCAAGTGCAAGGGTTGTGGTAGCCACTGCCGGAAGTCCTTCTGGAACTGCAGCAACTGCTAGGGATATGGATGTTTTGAGCATCTGGAGCAAGCCGTATCCCCTTAAAATTCCTATAAGAAATACAAGCCCGCAAACAGCCATACCTATGAATACTAGCTGCCCGCTGATCTTTCTTAGCTGTCTTTCCATGGGTGTTTCAGGAGCTCTCACTTCTGAAATCAGAGTCTGTATCTTTCCTATCTCCGTGAAACTTCCTGTGGCTACAACTACCCCTAAACCCTGACCACCTGTAACAAGTGTTCCTCTATATACCATATTGATTCTATCTGCAAGGGGAACATACTTGTGAGAACCAGGCTCTGAGCCGTTCGATTTAATTACCTCATGAGTCTTAAGCACTGGCATGCTTTCTCCAGTAAGTGCTGACTCATCAACACTAAGGTTATGAGCCTCTAATAATCTCGCATCAGCTGGTACAAAACTGCCAGGTCTAAGAACAATTATATCTCCCGGAACTATTTCCTCTACGCCCACTTCCCTCTGGATTCCATCCCTGATAACCAGGGCATAGGGTCTGATAAGACTTTTCAGTGAATGGATGGTTTTTTCTGCCTGACTCTCTGTGAGATAACCTATTGTGGAATTTATCGTTACAACTGCCATAATAATAATCGCATCAGCTAGCCCTCCCGTAAGCAAAGAAATTACTGCAGCAGCGCCCAGAAGAGCAACAGGCAGTGATTTAAACTGATCGATAAAGATACTTATACCTGAACGAGGCACTGATTCGGGAAGTATGTTGGGTCCGTATTTTTTGAGATTTTCTCTGGCTGAAAGCTCTGAGAGACCGTAATTCCTGTCGGTATTAAAGATTTTTAAAACTCTTTCAGATTCAATAAGATGCCATGGCTCGGTAATCTGTTTTTCAGCATGGGAAATCAGTCTCCTTAGCTTTCTGTTTTTAATCTCACCCGTTTTTTTATGAGATGAGGATTTAAGAGTTTTTCTGTCATTACTGAAATTAGTCTTATTGTAGACTATTACAGCTTCTTTTATAACGGAGGCTATGACATGAGGTGAATTATCAGAATTAAAGTAAACGAGGATGTTTCCCGTGAGTATATTAATAGAAAAATTTTTTATACCTTCTTTTTCTGAAAGTTTTAATGTAAGAAATTTCTTTAATGACTCTGAACGATAAAGCCCCCTTACTTTATACCTTGCCCTTCCCTTTATGGAATGTAAGATCTGAACCATTGACAGGAATTTTCATATTTTATTGCTTACTGTTAAGTCTCCTTTACTGTTTCTCCAGAGGGTGTTTTTACTTTTGGAATGGCTGCTCCAGCAATCTCCTTTACACCCTCAACTACGCCAATTAGCATTTCTTTAACAGCCATAAGGGCCGTATTTCCTATAGTTCCTGCAGTCTCTATTGCTCCGCTAACCGCTACCTTTGCTACTTCTTCTACATCACCGCCTATTTCCTTTGTTGCCTCTATAACACCATCAACTGCCCTTCTTGCAACAAGGGCTACATCTGCGCCTATTTCTGCTGCGCCTCTTACAGCACCCCTTACCGTCTGGCTGGCTGCTGAAACTACATCACCACCTACCTCTGCCACTCCCATGACAACACCCTTTGCAATGCTCTTTGTGCTTAAAATAAGCCCTGTCCCTACCTCTTCTGTGGCCTGAATGCTTCCTTTTACTATATCTTTTATGATGTTTAAGCTTTCATTAGCTACAGTGCCTGTTGCCTTCAGAGTATTTGAAACAGTATTTTTTGCCAGACTTACAATCTCTGCCTCAATCTCTCCTATACCCCTCAGACTGTTTATAACACCCTCTTTAATTGTGGTACCAGCCTTACCAAGACCAGTGCCACTTTCCATACCCTCTGCTATTTTTTGATTTGTCATTTTGGACACCTCCTTTGTAGTAGAGTTTTTGTTGTTAGTATCGAGGCCTATAATTATTCGCTTTTGCCCTTTAACAGTATGTTAAAGGCATACCAGAAAGCTGTGTACCATGCAGGTGCTATAAAGTTGCCTCTTGCAATCTGGTACAGACCAAAAGAAACCAAAATAATAAAAGATAAAGCTGCTAGGTCCATTTCTCCGTTTGTCATATCCTTAAAATGCCTGTTAAGTTCCTGGAAAAGGTCTGTTAACCTCTTATGGAAATTAGATGGATATTTATGATTATCATTAATCTTAAAAAAGCCTTTTTCTTCTGCGTATCTTATTATGTTGCCTCTATCACCATCATAGATAAAAAGAACACTTCCAGTAACTGGATTAAATTCTATCCTTTCTATTCCCTTAACTGTTGCCATATGTCCTGAAAGAGAAATAAAGTACTCTACATCGCCCTTTTTTGATGGTATCTTTAATCTCATCCGTCCTGCAGTCTTGTGGATACAGAAAGCATCAGGTATATCAGGCACCTTTTTCGCCCTCAGCTGTCTCTTTATGTGTCTCTGCCATCTCAGCTTTTACCTCAGCCACAAGATCCTCAACTAACTCACTCACCTCTGCAAAGGTTTCTTTACCCTTCTCATAAAGAATGATGCCTCCTTTTATAGCAGCCTTTGCAATCGGTTTTGCAGCACCCGCAAGTACCGGGATAACAACAGGTGCAAGGATGGCAGCACCAATTCCTATGGCAAGACCGCTCAATATATTGCCCTTCCAGTCATTGTTAAAGATTGCCATTGCCTACCTCCCTACTTTGTTCTTGATAGTTAAATATTATAGTTAAACAAACCTTTCAGTCTATATTTTTTTTCATTACTTTCCTAAGGCTTAAAAAATAAGGTTTAATAAAAATTTAACTTACTTTTCATGATTCTTTAATAACTTAGTGTTTAAATATAAATGTAAAGATTAAAAACTTAAGGAGGGTAAGATGATTGATTACAGAATAATACATCACAGTCCAGGATTGCTAAAGGTTGAGATTCCTGCCATTAAGAATATTTCTCGCATAAAGTTAAAACAAATTTCTTCTTACATAACCGTACCTGAAGGAATAAGGAGCATAAGGCCAGATATATTTAAAGGTATTGTGGTCATTAAATACGAAGACGGCAAGATAGATATTCTTAATCATTTACAACATTTTTTATCCAAGAAAGAGATTCAGAACTATATCAATGAAGATTAAAGTTAACAGATGCCCGAATCTCATGAAGTCATCAGTATGTGTGGCTCACGTAACAATTTATATGCCCAGTGCATTTCAGCTCAAAGAGTATTGTATGACAGAACTACACAAAAAATGTCCTTTCAATATACTGAAAAAAAACTCTAATCCTTTAATCCATTGCCAGAAGTGATTTTTTAATCTCCACGGGCCGCCTTTCTGAATTTCCCTTTAATTTATAATGCCTTTTTTAAAACTAAGTCTTACCTTGCTGAAAATATACTCTCTATGATATTTTATTGAAGCAAAAAAGAAATATTGAATGATAAAGATGCAAGAAGATATTTACAGAGTCCTTAATCAGATAACCGATTTTATCTACGAACACTACCAGGAAGATATCCAGGACGCCCATGAACTCTTCTGGGAAGAGGAGAGACCTGAGGAGTTACTTCATGGCATGCTCCTTGATATAGGAGAGCTTAACTTTGATGACTGGCTCACCATAGATTACAGAAATCCCTACGGAGAAAGTTTTATAGAGCTTTATGAGAAATATTCAGAGCCTGATGTAGATAAAGATATTATAAATGCACTTAAGGAAAGCAGGATAAGTCTATATGAGGTAGAGGGTGTTGAAGATGGCAGAATAAAACTCAGGGACCTTCTGAGAAATACTGTCTTTTATCCTGACTGGCAGTTACCTGATAGTCAGCTGAAAACAGGTGATCTCTTTGCAACAAGGTTTATCAGACTGAATGAAAGATTCTTCATGGGTAAATGCATCTATCCTTTCCATAGCACACTAAAGGAGGAAATTTTAAGATACCTGGACATGCAGTATAATCGATATCTAAAAAATGAAAATCCGAACGGTGACATAGAATCCTTTTTAAAGGATGCATCAAGTGTATTTAATACAATATGGATAACCTTTGTGGCAGGCAGAGGATGAGAATGCCCAAAAAGACCATCAAGGACTGGCCTCCCGAGGAAAGACCCCGTGAAAGACTAATTAAAGACGGACCCGAAGGTCTTTCTGATAGTCAGCTCCTTGCCATTATTCTAAGAACCGGCGAGAGCGGAAAAACAGCCATCGAGCTTTCCATAGAACTCATTGATAGATTCAGAAGCCTTGAAGGATTAAGTAACGCCTCTTTAAAGGAACTCCAAGAAATAAAGGGCATGGGAACAGCAAAGATTGCTCAGCTCCGTGCTGCCTTTGAGCTTGGAAGGCGCCTAATGAGAGAGAGAGCAAAAACAGAACTCGCCTTTTCAAATCCGCAGAAGGTCTATGAGTACTTCAGTCCAAGGTTCAAGGGAATGAAGAAAGAGGTTTTTTACTGTGCGATGCTTGATGCAAAAAACAGACTCATAAGAGAACTTAAGATATCAGAGGGCACACTTACAAACTCACTGATCCATCCACGGGAGGCATTTAAAGAAGCAATAAAGGAATCTGCCCATTCTGTTATATTCATTCACAACCATCCAAGTGGTGATCCATCACCGAGCCCTGATGATCTTAAGGTAACAGAGGTGTTAGTTGAAGCAGGAAGAATTATTGGGATTAAGGTACTTGACCATGTGATAATAGGTGATGGAAAATATATGAGTCTTTTGGGAAGACAGGGTCGATAGTAATACACTCTGTAAAGAGTGATGGGTTTAATCTTTGATAATTCTCATCACCTTAAATCATAAATTATAAGACATTAAAGATCAGGAGGAAATATGGCAGTCATTAAAAGAGCATTAATAAGCGTATCAGACAAAAGAGGGATTGTAGAATTTGCAAAGGCACTCAGTTCTATGGGAGTGGAGATTATCTCTACGGGAGGCACAAGAAAGAGCCTTCTTGATGCAGGAATACAAGCTATTGAGATAGGTGAATATACTGGATTTCCAGAGATGCTTGAGGGAAGACTCAAGACCCTGCATCCAAAGGTTCATGGAGGACTTCTTGCAAAAAGGGATAATCCCGAACACCTTGAGATGCTCAAAAAACACAATATTGGACTTATTGATATGGTGGTCGTAAACCTCTATCCCTTTGAGACAGTTACAGCCCGACCTGATGTGACCTTTGATGAGGCAATAGAAAATATAGACATCGGTGGACCCACAATGCTTAGGTCAGCGGCAAAGAATTTTAAGGATGTTGTTGTTATAGTTGACCCTGATGATTATGGCTCAGTAATTGAGGAATTGAGGTCAAGGAATGGTGAAATAAGCTATGAGACAAAACTCAGACTTGCAAAAAAGGTTTTTGCCCATACATCAAGATATGATGCAATTATATCAAATTATCTTGATCGTGTAACTGGAGAGACATTTCCTCCCTATTTCATCATGCCTCTTAAGAAGGTCTCTGGTCTAAGATACGGTGAGAATCCCCATCAGAAGGCATGTCTTTATGATGATGGTCTTGGAGGACTGAGCCTTGTTGATGCAGAGATACTGCAGGGAAAGGAGATGTCCTTTAATAACTATCTTGATGCCCATGCAGCACTTATGCTTGCCCTTGAGTTTGACAGGCCTTGCTGTGTAATAATCAAGCATAATAATCCCTGTGGTGTAGCCATAGCTGACAGTACAAAGGATGCTTACATAAAAGCCTGTAAGACTGATCCTATCTCTGCATTTGGTGGTGTCCTTGCTTTTAATGTTCCAGTGGACGGTGCAGCAGCAGAAGAAATCATAAAGCTTTTTGTTGAGGTCATAATAGCTCCTGATTTTGACAGGTCTGCAAAAGAGATTTTCTCACAGAAACCTAACATAAGACTGCTCAGGCTTCCTGACCTGAAAAAACCCCTTAAAGGGTGGGAAATGAAGAGGATAGCTGGAGGAATGCTTATCCAGGACTGGGATACCATGAAGGTGGATGTAAAAAATCTCAAGGCAGTTACAAAACGTCAGCCAACACCGGATGAATACGAGGCGCTGGAATTTGCCTGGAGGGTTGTTAAACATGTAAAATCGAACTCAATTGTATATGCCCTGAAGGACAGGACAGTTGGAATCGGTGTCGGTCAGACAAGCAGGGTCTATTCAGCAAGGATAGGTGCAATGCTTGCACAGGAACCAGTAAAGGGCTGCGTTGCAGCCTCTGATGGATTCTTTCCCTTTAGAGATGGAATTGATGTCCTACATGAGGCAGGTGTGACAGCGGTAATTCAGCCAGGCGGTTCACTTAAGGACGAAGAGGTTATAAAGGCTGCTGATGAGCATGGAATGGCGATGCTAATCACCGGGGTGAGGCATTTCAGGCACTGATATGAGATCATTCAAGGAAATAAAAGAGAGATACCGGTTCACAGAAGAGGACAGGCGGAGATTGCAGGAACTGAGACCTCTTATGACCTCCTATGTTGATGAGGTCATGGACAGCCTCAGCAGCTGGATAATGTCTGACAGGGAGGCATCCAGATTCTTTACTGATGAGACAAAGAAGAAGCACATCTTCTCAAGTCAGAAAACATGGTTTCTTGATCTTTTTTCAGGCATCTATGACCACAGGTATTTTGAGAGACTCATAAGGATTGGTTCTGTTCATGTAAAATCAAATGTGGATGCCCATTTCATGAACAGGTCTATAAACATCATCCGCAATACCTGCATAAACATGATCCTTAACAGGATTGAGGAGCCTCCTGAAGAAAAGACAAAGAAGATCATATCCTTTGAAAAGATCCTTGATATAAATCTTGATGTTATAACTTCAGCATATATTGAGGAGGAGATAAAGACCTATTCGCCAGTCTATAAACTCAAAAGCACCCTTGTAGATTTTGCAGAGAAATTCTCACAATCCATGAACC harbors:
- the purS gene encoding phosphoribosylformylglycinamidine synthase subunit PurS translates to MKARVYVTLKKGVLDPQGKAVQSGLEHLGFRGIKDVRVGKLIEIELEGLTLEEAQKSLKEMCESLLANTVIEDYHFEIGEGPEKVTDRCILSEGRVIA
- the ftsY gene encoding signal recognition particle-docking protein FtsY, which encodes MALLDLFKKGLEKTKKGLIERMGSLFSVSMNESSFEQLEEALLLADVGPKATVELLGTLREEAKRSNHRDIRELLRESMLKLLGAPVHLNIPETPPAVILMVGVNGVGKTTTIGKLSHRFRLEGKKVIIAASDTFRAAAIEQLEVWAKRTDAQLIKHQMGSDPAAVAFDAIQSARARNAEVVIIDTAGRLHTKSPLMEELKKIKRVIQKAIPEAPHESLLVLDATTGQNALNQARLFNDAIGVTGIALTKLDGTSKGGMVFAIKKELNIPVKLIGLGEGIEDLADFKPEEFVDALLQ
- a CDS encoding DUF3562 domain-containing protein, whose protein sequence is MISDNDRNAERANHLNKKEAQSFQTSDSDISLYEDEKERKVHFDAIASLVMKTGLAFQDVQKTYEGVLKEFKRTARIKDFLPVLVTRRVENLINNMKKSP
- a CDS encoding magnesium transporter CorA family protein, with translation MEDNAVDFEVGLNLKSIWGKNFLWINIDNPSASILNALLERYRFHPLDIEDCISKTQIPKIDIYKDYLFIILHFPRYIKEKRFSIPSQVGIFLGKDFLVTVHSGELKPINRIFSLCKEDEEAYNEYLGRSPSFLLYKIIHALIKNIMLMLQKVIADIERIEEKVFDESTDAVREVTELRHNIANIRRVVTSLRVVIHDLEKRIQRFSDSGMDVYFGDLSDYVDRAWTILEECKETIEIYKDTDFIISSDRTNKILALLTIVFTLSIPATILGTFYGMNINLPGGSENPWTFLGQYTTLIVIIILSVIPAIFMYILFKRLKWL
- the metK gene encoding methionine adenosyltransferase; translation: MKRDFIFISESVTEGHPDKLCDQISDSIVDHFLQRDPFSRIRAECAIFTNVVFIAARFESSAVVDFPNIARQVINQVGYTGNGFNARSCSILTSIKELRHEHNYFDEKELTEEEIERIPAFDQATVFGFACNQTASYMPMPIWLAHKLSRRLTSVRFQNILSYLEPDGKTQVGVEYKNGRPHRIHSITIIVSQSSEKPDPKRLREDIIEYVIKPALHDEDIKMDDRTSIFINPEGPVIPGGPLVHSGLTGRKNAVDTYGEYARHSGSALSGKDPLRIDRVGAYAARYAAKNIVAAGLADECEVQLSYSIGISRPVSIQIETFGTGKIPDEEIARRINIFFDFRPAGIIKQFNLRYMPSTIKGGFYRKLASYGHVGRMDIGLPWELTDKAEMLK